A region of Zeugodacus cucurbitae isolate PBARC_wt_2022May chromosome 5, idZeuCucr1.2, whole genome shotgun sequence DNA encodes the following proteins:
- the LOC105216252 gene encoding salivary glue protein Sgs-3-like, with amino-acid sequence MPVSTCSGGSCTISRPKKSTTTKSKPKSSSTSAKKTTATKKTTAKKSTTKPKTTTTKAKSTTASKAKKSTTTTRKSTTGTKSKTAARKTTTATRRRDDSYYSCSSGGCYSY; translated from the exons ATGCCCGTATCGACATGTTCGGGTGGCTCGTGCACAATTTCGAGACCAAAAAAATCTACTACCACTAAGTCGAAACCAAAATCGTCCAGCACAAGTGCTAAGAAGACTACCGCTACTAAGAAGACAACGGCCAAGAAATCGACAACCAAACCTAAGACCACCACAACAAAGGCCAAATCGACAACAGCTAGTAAAGCGAAGAAGTCTACCACAACAACAAGGAAGTCAACAACTGGCACAAAATCGAAAACCGCTGCGCGGAAGACAACAACAGCTACTCGCCGACGGGACGACAGTTATT ATAGCTGTAGTTCCGGTGGTTGTTACTCCTATTGA
- the LOC105216251 gene encoding 39S ribosomal protein L33, mitochondrial, whose translation MRLTEVLFKKVKSKRIMVLMESVVSGHQFNMFRDRLADKLELLRFDPYIQKESIYRERKRIRSA comes from the exons ATGCGTCTAACTGAGGTTTTATTCAAGAAAGTTAAAAGCAA ACGCATCATGGTGCTGATGGAGAGCGTGGTTAGTGGTCATCAGTTCAACATGTTCCGTGATCGTTTAGCGGATAAATTGGAATTGCTGCGTTTCGATCCATACA TACAAAAGGAGTCCATCTACCGCGAACGCAAGCGTATACGCAGCGCTTAG